A single Aspergillus puulaauensis MK2 DNA, chromosome 7, nearly complete sequence DNA region contains:
- a CDS encoding glutamate dehydrogenase (COG:E;~EggNog:ENOG410PGWM;~InterPro:IPR006095,IPR006097,IPR006096,IPR036291, IPR033922,IPR014362,IPR033524;~PFAM:PF00208,PF02812;~go_function: GO:0016491 - oxidoreductase activity [Evidence IEA];~go_function: GO:0016639 - oxidoreductase activity, acting on the CH-NH2 group of donors, NAD or NADP as acceptor [Evidence IEA];~go_process: GO:0006520 - cellular amino acid metabolic process [Evidence IEA];~go_process: GO:0055114 - oxidation-reduction process [Evidence IEA]), whose translation MSNLPVEPEFEQAYKELASTLENSTLFQSHPEYRKALQVVSIPERVVQFRVVWENDKGELEVNRGFRVQFNSALGPYKGGLRFHPSVNLSILKFLGFEQIFKNALTGLNMGGAKGGSDFDPKGKTDQEIRRFCVSFMTELCKHIGADTDVPAGDIGVTGREIGFLFGQYRKIRNQWEGVLTGKGGSWGGSLIRPEATGYGVVYYVEHMIKHVTGGKESFAGKRVALSGSGNVAQYAAYKIIDLGGAIVSLSDSQGSLIVKDESASFTPEEITLIADLKVARKQLSELAESSAFSSKFTYIPGARPWTHIPGKFEAALPSATQNEVSGEEAKSLINSGVRYIAEGSNMGCTQDAIDIFEAHRLANPGDAIWYAPGKAANAGGVAVSGLEMAQNSVRLSWTAEEVDARLKDIMDSCFQNGLQTAQKFATPPEGVLPSLVTGSNIAGFTKVVEAMKDQGDWW comes from the exons ATGTCCAACCTTCCCGTTGAGCCCGAGTTCGAGCAGGCCTACAAGG AGCTCGCTTCGACTCTTGAGAACTCTACTCTCTTCCAGAGCCACCCCGAATACCGCAAGGCCCTCCAGGtcgtctccatccccgaGCGCGTCGTTCAGTTCCGCGTCGTCTGGGAGAACGACAAGGGCGAGCTCGAGGTCAACCGTGGCTTCCGTGTGCAGTTCAACTCCGCCCTGGGCCCCTACAAGGGCGGTCTCCGCTTCCACCCCTCCGTCAACCTTTCCATCCTCAAGTTCCTCGGTTTTGAGCAGATCTTCAAGAATGCCTTGACCGGACTGAACATGGGCGGTGCCAAGGGTGGCTCCGACTTCGACCCCAAGGGCAAGACTGACCAGGAAATTCGCCGCTTCTGTGTCTCTTTCATGACCGAGCTGTGCAAGCACATTGGCGCCGACACTGACGTCCCCGCTGGTGACATCGGTGTTACCGGCCGCGAGAtcggcttcctcttcggccAGTACCGCAAGATCCGCAACCAATGGGAGGGTGTCCTGACCGGAAAGGGTGGCAGCTGGGGAGGCAGTCTGATTCGCCCCGAGGCCACCGGCTACGGTGTGGTCTACTACGTCGAACACATGATCAAGCACGTCACCGGCGGAAAGGAATCCTTCGCTGGCAAGCGCGTCGCGCTCTCGGGATCCGGCAACGTCGCCCAGTACGCCGCCTACAAGATCATCGACCTTGGCGGTGCCATCGTCTCTCTCTCTGACAGCCAGGGCTCTCTCATCGTCAAGGACGAGTCTGCCTCTTTCACCCCCGAAGAAATCACCCTCATTGCCGATCTCAAGGTTGCCCGCAAGCAGCTCTCCGAACTCGCCGAatcctctgccttctcctccaagTTCACCTACATCCCCGGCGCCCGCCCCTGGACTCACATCCCCGGAAAGTTCGAGGCTGCTCTGCCCTCTGCCACGCAGAACGAGGTCTCCGGCGAAGAGGCCAAGTCCCTCATCAACTCCGGCGTGCGCTACATCGCCGAGGGCTCCAACATGGGCTGCACTCAGGACGCCATCGACATCTTCGAGGCCCACCGTCTCGCCAACCCCGGCGACGCCATCTGGTACGCCCCCGGTAAGGCCGCCAACGCTGGCGGTGTCGCCGTCTCCGGTCTCGAGATGGCCCAGAACTCCGTCCGCCTCTCCTGGACCgccgaggaggtcgacgCCCGTCTCAAGGACATCATGGACTCTTGCTTCCAGAACGGTCTCCAGACTGCTCAGAAGTTCGCCACTCCCCCTGAGGGCGTCCTGCCTTCGCTCGTCACTGGCTCCAACATTGCCGGTTTCACCAAGGTCGTCGAGGCCATGAAGGACCAGGGCGACTGGTGGTAA